One stretch of Chryseobacterium indologenes DNA includes these proteins:
- a CDS encoding AadS family aminoglycoside 6-adenylyltransferase has protein sequence MKDREKKLEQIIHWAENNTDVRAVLLTSSLVNPYAPVDRFSDLDIELVFKNRKTYGDTNEWIGLFGVPISMVEEDDSVFDGKHAMKMVLYKDHVKVDFKLYQVSEFSEEVQDESLPDDWDVGYRVLIDKDGLTKELKAPTYQSIMIHQPTEKKFKQLLNDFWWDTAYVAKCLKRGDIFYAKFMSEDILRTDYLVPLIEWYIASIHGWNNITTNKHGRLFKKYLSPELWHRVEATFSGSDLEENWAALFAFGDLVHELGTILAEKLDFDYPFQHETDIRNYLKEVKALP, from the coding sequence ATGAAAGATAGAGAGAAAAAGCTGGAGCAAATCATTCATTGGGCAGAAAACAATACGGATGTTCGTGCTGTTCTTTTAACCAGTTCATTAGTTAATCCCTATGCGCCTGTAGATCGTTTTAGTGATCTTGATATAGAACTTGTTTTTAAAAACCGGAAAACTTATGGAGACACGAATGAATGGATCGGGCTTTTTGGAGTACCCATTTCTATGGTGGAGGAAGATGACTCTGTTTTTGATGGAAAACATGCCATGAAAATGGTTTTGTATAAAGATCACGTAAAAGTTGATTTTAAACTTTATCAGGTATCAGAATTTTCAGAAGAAGTACAGGATGAAAGTCTTCCCGATGATTGGGATGTAGGATATAGGGTTTTGATTGACAAAGACGGACTTACAAAAGAGCTGAAAGCTCCAACCTATCAATCCATCATGATTCATCAACCGACAGAAAAGAAGTTTAAACAATTGCTGAATGATTTCTGGTGGGATACGGCTTATGTAGCAAAATGTCTTAAACGTGGTGATATTTTCTATGCTAAATTCATGTCTGAAGATATCCTGAGAACTGATTATCTGGTTCCTTTAATCGAATGGTATATTGCCAGTATTCATGGATGGAACAATATAACCACAAACAAACACGGAAGGCTTTTCAAAAAATATCTTTCTCCAGAACTATGGCATAGAGTAGAGGCTACTTTTTCAGGAAGTGATCTTGAGGAAAACTGGGCAGCCTTGTTTGCCTTTGGTGACCTTGTTCATGAGCTGGGAACTATTTTGGCAGAAAAACTGGATTTTGACTATCCTTTTCAGCATGAAACAGACATTCGAAATTATCTTAAGGAAGTAAAAGCACTGCCTTAG
- a CDS encoding GMC family oxidoreductase N-terminal domain-containing protein, which yields MDRKKFIKTSVLAISGFYFLQSDLFQAAERRINGVKETIDAPVIIIGSGYGGAVSALRLCEAGKKVVLLEMGLNWEKAGIPFSNLLKPGKSAAWLKKKSIAPFMNLFSLTPFTGTLDRLDFEHVNIWVGRGVGGGSLVNGGMAVTPKKSYFKEVFPNLDAEKFYDYYFPLVQNELKVNVIDEQFLKECPYYKFTRVGEEEAHKAGFKTIRVPNVYDFKYMEKEFRNEVPRSALNTEVIYGNNHGKNSLDKTYLKKAMETGNLEILDLHCVDHIKLNDDKTYTLSVQQIDTSGNIVADKVFNCKKLILSAGTMGTLQLLLHSNAINSLPIHEKIGKNWGNNGNFMTGRNWVRPLSGGTGSKQSTIPVGGIDNWDDKQHPFFTEIAPLPMGMDVATALYLLINRVDKKGEVGYDKITQKIRLHWDKSNTVKMRENAQYFIRKMNGANGGTRSHFLFNNGFGADICYHPLGGCVLDEATNAFGKLKDHENLYVLDGSLIPGTIGVNPFVTITAIAEYCIENLIRQNEFA from the coding sequence ATGGACAGAAAGAAATTTATCAAAACAAGTGTACTGGCTATCTCAGGTTTTTATTTTCTACAGTCTGATCTTTTTCAGGCCGCTGAACGAAGAATCAATGGGGTAAAAGAAACTATAGATGCTCCTGTTATAATCATTGGAAGTGGCTACGGGGGTGCTGTTTCTGCCCTACGTCTGTGTGAAGCCGGAAAAAAAGTTGTCCTGCTGGAAATGGGCCTTAATTGGGAAAAGGCAGGAATTCCGTTTTCTAATCTTCTGAAACCAGGGAAAAGTGCAGCATGGCTGAAAAAGAAGAGTATTGCCCCTTTCATGAATCTGTTCTCTCTGACCCCTTTTACAGGAACACTGGACCGTCTGGATTTTGAACACGTTAATATTTGGGTAGGAAGAGGGGTAGGCGGAGGCTCACTTGTTAACGGAGGAATGGCAGTAACTCCCAAAAAAAGCTATTTTAAAGAAGTATTCCCTAATCTTGATGCTGAAAAGTTTTACGATTATTATTTTCCATTAGTACAAAACGAACTTAAAGTAAACGTTATTGATGAACAGTTTCTAAAAGAATGCCCCTATTATAAATTCACAAGAGTGGGTGAAGAAGAAGCCCATAAAGCAGGGTTTAAAACGATCCGGGTACCCAATGTATATGATTTTAAGTATATGGAAAAGGAATTTCGAAATGAAGTTCCCCGCTCAGCTCTCAATACTGAGGTAATCTACGGAAATAACCATGGTAAAAACAGTTTAGATAAAACTTACTTGAAAAAAGCAATGGAAACCGGAAATCTTGAAATCCTGGATCTCCATTGTGTAGATCATATTAAACTTAATGATGATAAAACGTATACACTCAGTGTTCAACAAATTGATACCTCTGGAAATATTGTTGCAGACAAAGTTTTTAATTGTAAAAAGCTGATCCTATCAGCAGGAACTATGGGAACATTACAGCTGCTTTTACATTCCAATGCTATTAACAGTCTTCCTATTCATGAAAAAATCGGTAAAAATTGGGGGAACAACGGTAATTTTATGACCGGACGAAACTGGGTAAGACCATTGTCAGGTGGAACAGGTTCAAAACAGTCCACCATTCCCGTGGGCGGAATTGACAACTGGGATGATAAACAGCATCCTTTTTTCACAGAAATTGCTCCATTACCTATGGGAATGGATGTTGCTACGGCCTTATATCTGCTGATCAACAGAGTGGATAAAAAAGGAGAAGTAGGATATGATAAAATCACTCAGAAGATCCGCTTACACTGGGATAAAAGCAATACAGTCAAAATGAGGGAAAATGCCCAATATTTTATCCGGAAAATGAATGGAGCGAATGGAGGAACCAGAAGCCATTTCCTGTTCAATAATGGTTTTGGAGCAGATATTTGTTATCATCCACTTGGCGGGTGTGTATTAGATGAAGCCACCAATGCGTTTGGAAAGCTAAAGGACCATGAAAACCTGTATGTACTGGATGGATCCTTAATTCCCGGAACCATAGGAGTAAATCCGTTTGTAACAATTACAGCTATTGCAGAGTATTGTATTGAAAACCTGATCCGGCAGAATGAATTTGCCTAA
- a CDS encoding DUF1684 domain-containing protein — protein sequence MRRYIFIFLFLPLLAFSQKKVSKEVMEIKKFQKDLDKEYLNPKETPLRGDNFKNFKKHPFFPIDMKYRVTADFVRTKDAQPFELPTSSGKTKPYQEYGKATFKLDGKAYTVTLYQSLNLIKQEKYKNDLFLPFRDATNEKETYGGGKYLDLKIPEGNTIILDFNLSYQPYCAYNAYDYNCPIVPEENKLPVEIRAGVMYEDIYHH from the coding sequence ATGAGAAGATATATATTCATCTTTTTGTTTTTACCCTTGTTAGCTTTTTCTCAAAAGAAAGTTTCTAAAGAGGTAATGGAGATCAAAAAATTTCAAAAAGATCTTGATAAAGAATACCTGAATCCCAAGGAAACGCCTTTACGCGGTGATAATTTTAAAAATTTTAAAAAACATCCATTCTTTCCGATTGATATGAAATACAGGGTAACTGCTGATTTTGTCAGAACTAAAGATGCCCAACCTTTTGAGCTTCCAACTTCTTCGGGAAAAACAAAACCTTACCAGGAATATGGAAAGGCTACATTTAAGCTTGATGGGAAAGCGTACACCGTAACATTGTATCAAAGCCTGAATCTGATCAAACAGGAAAAATATAAAAATGATCTTTTTTTGCCTTTCCGTGATGCTACTAATGAAAAAGAAACTTATGGTGGCGGAAAATATCTGGACCTGAAAATTCCGGAAGGGAATACCATTATCCTGGATTTTAATCTTTCTTATCAGCCATATTGTGCTTATAATGCCTATGATTATAACTGTCCTATTGTCCCTGAAGAAAATAAGCTTCCGGTTGAAATACGGGCGGGAGTAATGTATGAAGATATTTATCATCACTAA
- a CDS encoding GNAT family N-acetyltransferase, with translation MVTLEFFVPEKHLAQLGYNLDEEQQRFTATVDQALENIEGRNGHEAFPVTILNDHAAAGFFVLDFGHDKLELTDNNNSVLVRSLSVNPELQGKGIGKTAMMQVDEFVKDNFKYCDEIVLAVNQKNDSAYHIYLKAGYIFDGKTRIGRSGPQYLMYKKL, from the coding sequence ATGGTAACATTAGAATTTTTTGTTCCTGAAAAGCATCTTGCCCAGCTTGGCTATAATTTAGATGAAGAGCAGCAGCGTTTTACTGCTACAGTAGATCAAGCACTGGAAAATATTGAGGGAAGGAATGGCCATGAGGCATTTCCTGTCACGATTCTGAATGATCATGCTGCCGCCGGCTTTTTTGTCCTTGATTTTGGTCACGATAAACTAGAACTTACAGATAATAATAATTCGGTTTTAGTGAGATCCCTATCTGTAAATCCTGAGCTGCAAGGTAAAGGAATCGGAAAAACTGCAATGATGCAGGTAGATGAGTTTGTTAAGGATAACTTTAAATATTGTGATGAAATTGTGCTGGCCGTGAATCAGAAAAATGATTCAGCATATCATATTTATCTTAAAGCCGGGTATATCTTTGATGGTAAAACAAGAATCGGAAGGAGCGGTCCTCAATATCTGATGTATAAAAAACTTTAA
- a CDS encoding SDR family oxidoreductase, whose translation MEISLHNQVALVTGASSGIGSGIAKSLASAGAIVIVNHSSPRSLDEAESVLKEITDAGGKGITYQCDVSQEDQVIRMFQDIVSEFGTVDILVNNAGIQKDAKFTEMTLDQWNAVIDVNLTGQFLCAREAIKEFLRRGIDPSRSLACGKIIHISSVHEIIPWAGHANYAASKGAVRMLMQTLAQEYGADKIRVNSICPGAIQTPINKEAWNTPEALNSLLTLIPYNRIGQPQDIGNLAVFLASDFADYITGTSIFVDGGMTTFESFSTGG comes from the coding sequence ATGGAAATATCACTTCATAATCAGGTCGCATTAGTTACCGGAGCCTCCAGTGGGATCGGTTCGGGCATTGCAAAATCATTGGCTTCAGCAGGGGCAATTGTTATTGTTAATCATTCCTCACCAAGGTCTCTGGACGAAGCCGAATCTGTCTTGAAAGAAATTACGGATGCGGGAGGAAAAGGAATTACCTACCAATGTGATGTCTCACAGGAAGACCAGGTCATCAGGATGTTTCAGGATATAGTTTCAGAATTTGGAACGGTAGATATTCTGGTAAACAATGCCGGAATCCAGAAAGATGCTAAGTTTACTGAAATGACTTTGGATCAGTGGAATGCAGTAATAGACGTTAATCTTACCGGTCAGTTTCTTTGTGCAAGAGAGGCTATTAAAGAATTTCTTCGTCGGGGAATAGATCCCTCACGCTCATTAGCCTGCGGAAAGATTATTCACATTAGTTCGGTACATGAGATTATCCCCTGGGCAGGACATGCCAATTATGCAGCCAGTAAAGGAGCTGTCAGAATGCTGATGCAGACCTTAGCACAGGAATATGGTGCAGATAAAATCCGTGTGAACTCTATTTGTCCAGGAGCCATTCAAACACCAATTAACAAAGAGGCATGGAACACACCGGAAGCCCTTAATTCACTTCTTACTCTTATTCCTTATAATAGAATCGGGCAACCGCAGGATATAGGAAATCTCGCTGTGTTTCTTGCCAGTGACTTTGCAGACTATATTACGGGAACCAGTATTTTTGTTGACGGCGGAATGACAACTTTTGAAAGCTTTTCCACAGGTGGATAG
- a CDS encoding MGH1-like glycoside hydrolase domain-containing protein encodes MSEKQRVSDISWKKWGPYVSNREWGLVREDYSENGDAWNYTNHDTAEAKAYRWGEEGICGICDDLQKLVFSVGFWNRKDKIVKERFFGLTNGQGNHGEDVKEYFYYLDSTPTHSYMKMLYKYPQNAFPYDDLIKTNAERSKDEPEYELIDTGILEQNEYFDIFIEYAKESQNDILVRLVIINKAEKEAELVILPTIWFRNTWSWGYDEYKPQLSAEENNRIRINHKDLDVKNIYAKQSSKTLFCNNETNNQRLYQSSNDSRYCKDGINDFVLTGNSQAVNPKNTGTKASFFIDESFKAKESKVYEFRLTDKELKEPFSDFESIFDTRHQEADDFYAEIQKGIETDDEKLVQRQAFAGMLWNKMFYHYNVEKWLKGDPAEIPPPKSREKIRNYDWKHLNNEHIISMPDKWEYPWYATWDLAFHTISFSLIDPDFAKHQLKLFLFEWYMHPNGQLPAYEWNFSDVNPPVHAWAVFRVFKIDEYLRGKPDLEFLESAFQKLLMNFTWWVNKKDINGNNIFEGGFLGLDNIGVFDRNSVLPNGEQLEQSDGTSWMAMFALNMMRIALELALYNNVYEEMAMKFFEHFLAIANSLDNMGDENFSLWDEEDEFFYDAIASNDGDHMYLRLRTIVGLIPMFAVEVIDDEMIENLPNFKKRMKWVLDNKPELAALVSRWEVKGQDSKHLLSLLRGHRLKRLLARMLNPDEFLSDYGIRALSKEYEKNPYTLNLNETDYCVKYTPAESDSGLFGGNSNWRGPIWFPINFLIIDSLQRFFFYYSPDFLVEYPTGSGNYSSLDQIADSLNKRLAKIFLKDHDGKRAVNGQYERFQTDPDFKDYILFYEYFHGDNGRGVGASHQTGWTGLIAKILQPRFSKKEIAESETEMPKDIEDKKA; translated from the coding sequence ATGTCAGAAAAACAAAGAGTTTCGGATATTTCATGGAAAAAATGGGGACCCTATGTAAGTAATCGTGAATGGGGACTTGTTCGTGAAGATTACAGTGAAAATGGAGATGCCTGGAATTATACAAACCACGACACAGCAGAAGCCAAAGCTTACCGATGGGGTGAAGAGGGTATCTGTGGTATTTGTGATGATCTACAGAAACTTGTATTTTCGGTTGGTTTTTGGAATAGAAAAGATAAAATAGTAAAAGAACGATTCTTTGGTCTTACCAACGGTCAGGGAAATCATGGAGAGGACGTAAAGGAATATTTTTATTATCTGGATTCTACACCTACCCATTCTTATATGAAGATGCTGTATAAATATCCTCAAAATGCTTTTCCCTATGATGACTTGATAAAAACCAATGCAGAAAGAAGCAAAGATGAGCCAGAGTATGAATTAATTGATACGGGAATCCTTGAACAGAATGAATACTTTGATATTTTTATTGAATATGCCAAAGAAAGTCAGAACGATATACTTGTCAGACTGGTCATTATCAACAAAGCTGAAAAAGAAGCGGAGCTTGTTATTTTACCTACAATCTGGTTCAGAAATACCTGGAGCTGGGGGTATGATGAGTACAAGCCTCAATTGTCTGCTGAAGAAAATAATCGTATCAGGATAAACCATAAAGATCTTGATGTAAAGAATATTTATGCCAAACAATCTTCAAAAACATTATTCTGTAATAATGAGACCAATAATCAAAGACTCTATCAGTCTTCCAACGATTCCAGATATTGTAAGGACGGAATCAATGATTTTGTGCTGACTGGTAATTCTCAAGCAGTCAATCCCAAAAATACGGGGACAAAAGCTTCTTTTTTTATTGATGAATCTTTTAAAGCTAAAGAATCTAAAGTATATGAATTCAGACTTACAGATAAGGAATTAAAAGAGCCGTTCAGTGACTTTGAATCGATTTTTGACACAAGACATCAGGAAGCTGATGATTTTTATGCTGAGATTCAGAAAGGAATCGAGACGGACGATGAAAAACTGGTCCAAAGACAAGCATTTGCCGGTATGCTTTGGAATAAAATGTTTTACCATTACAATGTTGAAAAATGGCTGAAAGGTGATCCGGCAGAAATTCCTCCTCCTAAATCTCGTGAAAAGATAAGAAATTATGACTGGAAGCATCTCAATAATGAACATATTATCTCTATGCCTGATAAATGGGAATATCCGTGGTATGCCACCTGGGATCTTGCTTTTCATACCATCAGTTTTTCATTGATTGATCCGGACTTTGCCAAGCACCAGCTGAAGCTTTTCCTTTTTGAATGGTATATGCATCCTAACGGACAGCTTCCGGCCTATGAATGGAACTTTAGTGATGTAAATCCTCCGGTACATGCCTGGGCCGTTTTCAGGGTATTTAAGATTGATGAGTATTTAAGAGGAAAACCTGATCTGGAATTCCTGGAAAGTGCTTTTCAGAAGCTGCTGATGAATTTTACCTGGTGGGTAAATAAAAAAGATATCAATGGGAATAATATCTTTGAAGGTGGCTTCCTGGGACTTGATAATATTGGGGTTTTTGATAGGAATTCTGTTTTGCCGAACGGAGAGCAGTTGGAACAATCCGATGGAACCAGTTGGATGGCGATGTTTGCTCTGAATATGATGCGTATCGCCCTAGAACTTGCTTTGTATAATAATGTATATGAAGAAATGGCTATGAAGTTCTTTGAACATTTTCTGGCCATTGCCAATTCATTGGATAATATGGGGGATGAAAATTTCAGTCTTTGGGATGAGGAAGATGAATTTTTCTATGATGCTATTGCTTCCAATGATGGTGATCACATGTATTTAAGACTTAGAACCATTGTAGGATTAATTCCCATGTTTGCTGTTGAAGTAATAGATGATGAAATGATTGAAAATCTGCCTAATTTTAAGAAAAGAATGAAGTGGGTGCTGGATAATAAACCAGAATTGGCAGCATTGGTTTCGAGATGGGAGGTGAAAGGACAGGATTCCAAGCACCTTTTGTCTCTGCTGCGAGGGCATCGGTTAAAAAGACTATTGGCAAGAATGCTGAACCCTGATGAATTTCTAAGCGACTATGGAATAAGAGCTCTTTCTAAGGAATATGAGAAAAATCCTTATACGCTGAATCTCAATGAAACCGATTATTGTGTAAAATATACTCCGGCAGAAAGTGATAGCGGGCTTTTTGGAGGCAATAGCAACTGGAGAGGACCTATTTGGTTTCCTATCAATTTTTTGATTATCGATAGTCTCCAACGGTTTTTCTTTTATTACAGCCCTGACTTTTTAGTTGAATATCCTACCGGAAGTGGAAACTATTCAAGTTTGGATCAAATAGCGGATTCCTTAAATAAAAGATTAGCAAAGATTTTTTTAAAAGACCATGACGGAAAGCGAGCTGTAAATGGACAGTATGAGAGGTTTCAAACAGATCCTGACTTTAAAGATTATATTTTGTTCTATGAATATTTCCATGGTGATAACGGCCGTGGAGTAGGAGCTTCTCATCAGACAGGTTGGACAGGGCTTATAGCAAAAATTCTTCAGCCAAGGTTTTCTAAAAAAGAGATCGCTGAATCTGAAACAGAAATGCCCAAAGATATTGAAGATAAAAAAGCTTAA
- the recO gene encoding DNA repair protein RecO, which produces MNTQNGFLLSFIKYGENDAVLHCFTEEDGFQSYFLKGIYSRKNKKKAFLQPLNKLNFSLSPVRGNGIPTISKFELVKGHNAYTDIKAGTVIFFIADFLNQVLKLENKNPKIFFSIERFITELEQQNYQCHLLFLLVILKVQGVAPLIGEGNFLDPETGTFSTVQAHQLFREEISMVWKSILAAESLYSVKIHVSLRKDFLDSLLIYYHYHITDFKTPASLEVIQQIFE; this is translated from the coding sequence ATGAATACACAAAACGGTTTTTTACTTTCATTCATCAAATATGGGGAAAATGATGCTGTGTTGCATTGTTTCACTGAGGAGGATGGTTTTCAATCTTATTTTCTTAAAGGAATTTATTCCAGAAAAAATAAAAAGAAGGCCTTCCTGCAACCCTTGAATAAATTGAATTTCTCACTTAGCCCGGTAAGAGGAAACGGGATCCCTACCATTTCGAAATTTGAACTGGTAAAAGGTCATAATGCTTATACTGATATCAAGGCAGGAACTGTTATATTCTTTATTGCAGACTTCCTGAATCAAGTCTTGAAACTCGAAAATAAAAACCCTAAGATTTTCTTCAGTATTGAACGATTTATTACAGAACTGGAACAACAAAACTATCAATGTCACCTGTTGTTTCTGCTGGTTATATTAAAAGTACAGGGAGTTGCCCCTTTAATTGGAGAGGGAAATTTTTTAGACCCAGAAACGGGAACTTTTTCTACAGTTCAGGCACATCAGTTATTCCGTGAAGAAATTTCTATGGTTTGGAAAAGTATTCTCGCTGCTGAAAGTCTTTATAGTGTAAAAATACACGTTTCCCTAAGAAAAGATTTCCTGGACAGCCTTTTGATATACTACCATTATCATATTACGGATTTTAAAACTCCTGCTTCGCTAGAAGTAATACAACAGATATTTGAATAA
- a CDS encoding bifunctional metallophosphatase/5'-nucleotidase: MDRKSFLKAIGGGSLAMALAPNMMMAEELKILDLKSANKLTILHTNDQHSRIEPFDASYTKNPGQGGFARRASLIQQIRNQESNVLLLDSGDIFQGTPYFNFFGGELEFKLMSMMKYDASTMGNHDFDNGLEGFLKVLPNANFPFICSNYDFKNTILDGKTSPYKIFNKNGIKVGIFGVGIQLDGLVGKKQYAETVYSNPIDVAQHYSGFLKKDQKCDLVICLSHIGYDYKDEPNKISDKILAANTENIDIILGGHTHTFLPEPQTFTNRQGKNVLVNQVGWAGLLLGRIDFYFDSNKNIQHISWNNQAIDSSIIA; the protein is encoded by the coding sequence ATGGATAGAAAAAGTTTTTTAAAAGCAATAGGTGGTGGATCTCTGGCAATGGCTTTAGCTCCCAATATGATGATGGCGGAAGAATTAAAAATTCTTGACTTAAAATCCGCTAATAAACTAACTATTCTTCATACGAACGATCAGCATAGCAGAATCGAGCCTTTTGATGCAAGCTATACAAAGAATCCCGGTCAGGGAGGATTTGCAAGAAGGGCCAGCTTAATTCAGCAAATCAGAAATCAGGAAAGTAATGTGCTTCTTCTTGATTCAGGAGATATTTTCCAGGGAACTCCTTATTTTAACTTTTTTGGTGGCGAACTGGAGTTCAAACTAATGTCCATGATGAAGTATGATGCCTCTACCATGGGAAATCATGATTTTGATAACGGGCTTGAAGGGTTTTTAAAGGTACTTCCGAATGCGAACTTCCCGTTTATCTGCTCAAATTATGATTTTAAAAATACAATTCTTGATGGAAAAACATCTCCTTATAAGATTTTCAATAAAAACGGAATTAAAGTTGGAATTTTTGGAGTAGGCATCCAGCTAGATGGCCTTGTAGGTAAAAAACAATATGCAGAAACTGTTTATTCTAATCCAATTGATGTAGCACAACATTATTCCGGCTTTCTGAAAAAAGACCAAAAATGTGATCTTGTCATTTGCCTTTCACATATCGGATACGATTACAAGGATGAACCGAATAAGATCAGCGATAAAATTTTAGCAGCCAATACCGAAAATATTGACATTATTCTGGGAGGGCATACTCATACATTTTTACCAGAACCACAAACATTCACCAACAGACAAGGTAAAAACGTTCTTGTGAACCAGGTGGGATGGGCAGGACTTCTTTTAGGTAGAATAGATTTTTATTTTGATTCAAACAAAAACATACAGCATATTTCCTGGAACAACCAGGCAATAGACAGCAGCATAATAGCATAA
- a CDS encoding 5'-nucleotidase C-terminal domain-containing protein yields the protein MKNKFLLLGIALVSLTACKTASTPQLVNVKTQKNISINNELKNDEEFVKFIEPYKQKLDKEMNQKISHTNTDLTKQGDNSNLGNLLADYTLEGGDEWTKTHLKQNVDAALINIGGIRTTIGKGDIMLKNLFEVMPFENELIIVKMKGADLPGLFEYYAKTQVNNPVSHLYIETKNGQLIKSLINGKEVDPSKDYYIATSDYLALGGDNMKFFSKGESIPTGIKLRDLYIDYFKKNPEIVSPTDVRLNFIGKK from the coding sequence ATGAAAAATAAATTCTTGTTACTAGGAATTGCTCTGGTCTCTCTTACTGCTTGCAAAACGGCTTCTACTCCGCAGCTTGTGAATGTAAAGACCCAGAAAAATATTTCTATTAATAATGAGCTAAAGAATGATGAGGAGTTTGTAAAATTTATTGAGCCCTATAAGCAGAAATTGGATAAAGAGATGAACCAAAAAATCTCACATACCAATACAGACCTTACAAAGCAGGGTGATAACAGCAATCTGGGAAATCTTTTAGCAGATTATACCCTTGAGGGGGGAGATGAATGGACAAAAACACACCTTAAACAAAATGTAGATGCTGCGTTAATCAACATTGGAGGAATCCGTACTACGATTGGAAAGGGTGACATTATGCTGAAAAACCTTTTTGAGGTCATGCCATTTGAAAATGAACTGATCATTGTAAAAATGAAAGGTGCAGATTTACCGGGACTTTTTGAATATTATGCAAAAACGCAGGTCAACAATCCGGTTTCTCATTTGTATATTGAAACAAAAAACGGACAGTTAATAAAATCATTAATTAACGGAAAAGAAGTAGATCCCAGCAAAGATTATTACATTGCCACTTCAGACTATCTGGCTTTGGGTGGTGATAATATGAAATTCTTTTCAAAAGGAGAATCCATTCCTACGGGGATTAAGCTTAGGGATTTATATATAGATTATTTCAAGAAAAATCCTGAAATTGTGTCTCCTACAGATGTTCGTTTAAATTTTATCGGTAAAAAGTAA
- the dapA gene encoding 4-hydroxy-tetrahydrodipicolinate synthase, producing the protein MSILKGVGVALVTPFNEDLSVDFDSLTKLVEYNIENGTNYLVVLGTTAEAATLSDEEKKQVIEHIIKVNNKRLPLVLGIGGNNTLEVKKQIEEADLSAFEAVLSVSPYYNKPNQEGLYQHYKALASTGKNIIIYNVPSRTGQNIDADTTIRIAKEFPNLFMIKEAAPNILQYFDILRKKPEGFSLVSGDDEFTLPVTLAGGNGVISVIGQGYPKEFSTMVQLAFEGKIKEAYEIHNKLVDITRLIFAEGNPCGIKVVLAEKGIIKNYLRLPLVQASEGLYAKIKAEMANI; encoded by the coding sequence ATGAGCATTTTAAAAGGAGTAGGTGTTGCATTGGTAACACCCTTTAATGAAGATTTATCCGTTGACTTCGACAGTTTAACAAAACTTGTTGAGTATAATATTGAAAACGGAACCAATTATTTGGTAGTATTGGGAACTACAGCTGAGGCTGCAACGCTTTCTGATGAAGAGAAGAAACAGGTAATTGAACATATCATTAAGGTGAATAATAAACGTCTTCCTTTAGTTTTAGGAATAGGCGGTAACAATACTCTTGAAGTCAAGAAACAGATTGAAGAAGCGGATCTTTCAGCATTTGAAGCCGTACTTTCTGTATCTCCATATTATAATAAACCTAATCAGGAAGGTCTTTACCAACATTATAAAGCTTTAGCTTCAACCGGGAAAAACATTATCATTTACAATGTCCCATCCAGAACCGGGCAAAATATTGATGCAGATACAACAATCCGTATTGCAAAAGAATTCCCGAATTTATTCATGATTAAAGAAGCGGCACCCAATATCTTACAGTATTTTGATATTCTTAGAAAGAAACCCGAAGGATTCTCTTTGGTTTCGGGGGATGATGAATTTACGCTTCCTGTAACACTGGCTGGTGGAAATGGAGTAATTTCTGTAATTGGCCAGGGATATCCAAAAGAATTCTCTACGATGGTGCAATTAGCCTTTGAAGGAAAGATAAAAGAGGCTTATGAGATCCACAATAAACTGGTTGATATTACCCGTCTTATTTTTGCAGAAGGAAACCCATGTGGTATTAAAGTGGTGTTGGCAGAAAAAGGAATAATCAAAAATTATCTTAGACTGCCTTTAGTTCAGGCATCTGAAGGGCTTTATGCCAAGATTAAAGCTGAAATGGCAAACATTTAA